In one window of Micromonospora cathayae DNA:
- a CDS encoding condensation domain-containing protein — protein MTAAGEVDELLRVLRDRDVRLTADGTRLSYDAPADALDADLLAALRRLKPHLLDRLRAPADPDGQMLATAADGQVLATAPASHCQARQYQITEESGTPVLTVALRFTLRGRLDRAALHRALSDLAVRHPALRTRYAERDGEVLQQVLTPRPVPVPVRPVATEHLDRAVEEWASVPFALRREPAFRAVLFQPVDAPDGGEAEILDDGEGAALDGGEPDRHELVLALHHGIIDGLAAQVLVRDLGELYRAAVTGHPADLPPLPADYLDFSREEQAYLDHGDTRRMLREWAEGLPAGTVPLLLPTDRPRRPGVTDTGGVAQVVLPAGLVAEVAGYGVRRNATPYVVLAAAFAWFLHDLTGAPVVTLTIPVANRADSRFDDVLGVFAQAAWLIIPVAGAGSFDDLVRRTAEATWQVLARQAVPGLVQNAALGGAFAGNPPRIHFSMLDLPDPVLRLPGVEPAPGRDVLLAGARANQTWQLRPRPDGTMSLLVEYAATLFDAGTVAGWLDRYQRLLPRLLATPERPLPRTGGPVPTPAGQATPAPAG, from the coding sequence GTGACGGCCGCCGGGGAGGTCGACGAGCTGCTGCGGGTGCTGCGCGACCGGGACGTCCGGCTCACCGCCGACGGCACCCGGTTGAGCTACGACGCGCCGGCCGACGCGCTCGACGCGGACCTGCTCGCCGCGCTGCGCCGACTCAAGCCGCACCTGCTGGACCGGCTCCGCGCCCCGGCGGACCCCGACGGTCAGATGCTGGCCACCGCTGCCGACGGTCAGGTGCTGGCGACCGCGCCGGCCAGCCACTGCCAGGCCCGGCAGTACCAGATCACCGAGGAGAGCGGCACGCCGGTGCTGACCGTCGCGCTGCGGTTCACCCTGCGCGGCCGGCTGGACCGGGCGGCGCTGCACCGGGCGCTGTCCGATCTGGCCGTCCGGCATCCCGCGCTGCGCACCCGTTACGCCGAGCGCGACGGGGAGGTGCTCCAGCAGGTGCTGACGCCCCGCCCGGTGCCGGTGCCGGTGCGCCCGGTCGCTACGGAGCACCTGGACCGGGCCGTCGAGGAGTGGGCCTCGGTCCCGTTCGCCCTGCGTCGGGAACCGGCGTTCCGGGCCGTACTGTTCCAGCCGGTGGACGCCCCCGACGGCGGGGAGGCGGAGATCCTCGACGACGGGGAGGGGGCGGCCCTTGACGGCGGGGAACCGGACCGGCACGAGCTGGTGCTGGCCCTGCACCACGGCATCATCGACGGGCTGGCCGCCCAGGTGCTGGTCCGTGACCTCGGCGAGCTGTACCGGGCGGCGGTCACCGGTCACCCCGCCGACCTGCCGCCGCTGCCCGCCGACTACCTCGACTTCAGCCGCGAGGAGCAGGCGTACCTGGACCACGGGGACACCCGCCGGATGCTGCGCGAGTGGGCCGAGGGCCTGCCGGCGGGCACCGTACCGCTGCTGCTGCCGACGGACCGGCCGCGTCGGCCCGGCGTCACCGACACCGGTGGCGTGGCGCAGGTCGTCCTCCCGGCCGGGCTGGTGGCGGAGGTCGCCGGGTACGGTGTCCGCCGCAACGCCACCCCCTACGTGGTGCTCGCGGCGGCCTTCGCCTGGTTCCTGCACGACCTGACCGGTGCGCCGGTCGTCACGCTGACGATTCCGGTGGCCAACCGCGCCGACTCCCGGTTCGACGACGTGCTGGGGGTGTTCGCCCAGGCGGCCTGGCTGATCATCCCGGTGGCCGGGGCCGGCTCGTTCGACGACCTGGTCCGGCGGACCGCCGAGGCGACCTGGCAGGTGCTGGCCCGGCAGGCGGTGCCGGGGCTGGTGCAGAACGCCGCGCTGGGCGGGGCGTTCGCCGGCAACCCGCCCCGGATCCACTTCAGCATGCTGGACCTGCCCGACCCGGTGCTGCGGCTGCCCGGCGTCGAGCCGGCACCGGGCCGGGACGTGCTGCTCGCCGGGGCCCGCGCCAACCAGACCTGGCAGTTGCGGCCCCGCCCGGACGGGACGATGTCCCTGCTGGTCGAGTACGCGGCGACGCTGTTCGACGCCGGGACGGTCGCCGGCTGGCTCGACCGCTACCAGCGGCTGCTGCCCCGACTGCTGGCCACGCCGGAGCGTCCGCTGCCCCGCACCGGCGGCCCGGTGCCGACTCCGGCCGGTCAGGCGACCCCGGCGCCGGCCGGCTAG
- a CDS encoding family 43 glycosylhydrolase: protein MRRLLASLVAVLAAGPVVLSPPPAAAATTAPALVIASDFPDPDILKVGDTYHAYSTNNGHGNVPVATATSLTGPWTRRPDALPTLGAWASGGRTWAPEVFRRADGRYVLYYTALSRSVGRQCIGAATAMSPLGPFTPVGTGPLICDGGEGGDIDASSFVDGTGLRYLLYKDDGNAIGQPTSLWLQQVAADGTTLQGGRVELLRSGRPEESGVIEAPVLTRVGTQYVLFYSLGGYGGDAYQTSYATSPSLTGPYTKAYRSLLTTASLDNAVLGPGGADVVREAGGDRIVFHGWIDNRTARGMYVADLGWSGGFPVVRGSRVRYEAERGRLNNCAVRATGTASQGQAVAYLDHPDSWVEVTVFAPRAGGYTAHVAYSAGYGDAQHTLTVNGGAAQVVSYPDTGWETWRQVRVDVTLDAGHNTIRLNHLSRWAELDFVEIA from the coding sequence ATGCGTCGACTTCTCGCCAGCCTGGTCGCCGTGCTCGCGGCCGGCCCCGTCGTCCTCAGCCCGCCGCCGGCCGCCGCCGCGACCACGGCTCCGGCGCTCGTCATCGCCAGCGACTTCCCCGACCCGGACATCCTGAAGGTCGGCGACACCTACCACGCCTACTCGACCAACAACGGCCACGGCAACGTGCCGGTCGCCACGGCGACCTCGCTGACCGGCCCCTGGACCCGACGGCCCGACGCCCTGCCCACCCTCGGCGCCTGGGCCAGCGGCGGACGCACCTGGGCACCCGAGGTGTTCCGCCGCGCCGACGGCAGGTACGTGCTCTACTACACCGCGCTCAGCCGCAGCGTGGGCCGGCAGTGCATCGGCGCGGCCACCGCCATGTCGCCGCTGGGCCCGTTCACCCCGGTCGGCACCGGGCCGCTGATCTGCGACGGCGGCGAGGGCGGCGACATCGACGCGTCCAGCTTCGTCGACGGCACCGGCCTGCGGTACCTGCTCTACAAGGACGACGGCAACGCGATCGGCCAGCCGACCAGCCTCTGGCTCCAGCAGGTCGCCGCCGACGGGACCACCCTCCAGGGCGGTCGGGTGGAGCTGCTGCGCAGCGGCCGGCCGGAGGAAAGCGGCGTCATCGAGGCACCGGTACTGACCAGGGTCGGCACCCAGTACGTGCTGTTCTACTCCCTCGGCGGCTACGGGGGCGACGCCTACCAGACCAGCTACGCCACCTCCCCCTCGCTGACCGGGCCGTACACCAAGGCGTACCGCTCGCTGCTGACCACGGCCAGCCTGGACAACGCGGTGCTCGGCCCCGGCGGGGCCGACGTGGTACGGGAGGCCGGCGGCGACCGGATCGTCTTCCACGGCTGGATCGACAACCGCACCGCCCGGGGCATGTACGTGGCCGACCTGGGCTGGTCCGGCGGCTTCCCGGTGGTGCGGGGCAGCCGGGTGCGGTACGAGGCGGAACGGGGCCGGCTCAACAACTGCGCCGTCCGCGCCACCGGCACCGCCTCCCAGGGGCAGGCCGTGGCGTACCTGGACCACCCGGACAGCTGGGTGGAGGTCACCGTCTTCGCGCCCCGCGCCGGCGGGTACACCGCGCACGTCGCCTACTCCGCCGGCTACGGCGACGCCCAGCACACGCTCACCGTCAACGGGGGTGCCGCGCAGGTGGTCAGCTACCCGGACACCGGGTGGGAGACCTGGCGGCAGGTACGCGTCGACGTCACGTTGGACGCCGGTCACAACACCATCCGGCTGAACCACCTCAGCCGCTGGGCGGAACTCGACTTCGTCGAGATCGCCTAG
- a CDS encoding transporter substrate-binding domain-containing protein, which yields MPGRWRRRVRVGGDGRPTGTGGLALFVCLAMVAVSTLRFVSLPPLTASVSDVLSRSSISGRTELRVGVLADAPLLSAGPAVAPVGFDADLARYLAGSLGKVATFVPLAAEDRIASLESGQVDVVFAALAMTSERKRIVAFSGPYLEGGTALLAPPSFREGEASNVLCTVAGTVTERELLRRGVRFDVRPDLRDCVEQVRAGRLAAVLGDEIGLLGFTQEPGNQLVIRPAPPGLPRYWYGIGVPLYDPHLKRLVDSFLLVSYDRPADGAWRQAMDRSLGKAGFTGEQPKPEGTRLRNATDGLIRALGVPGGEPAAGGPVTVPSAVSPGSPPTTGRRRRRTLAHRRSRRTPTPRRRSAVRVAPDRHGSVRGVDPPRATVLPDPAPAPLPGGAVNPGPWSLLLGVPVAVSALYLWIQSGGDRQLTLMLAQSVNPITFLATVSLSVVWIFPAVPALVFTVGAVVLGGAVGPVDRRRLCARYIAARWTARTPAWAIWASVVVAAVSTPIVFLPAWGLSLFAIHPTGRSTRRVHRVLARLALAGTAVVIARAAVDGGEPALAVVAGWPALMVFTGVDTPLRRTMLPAFVRTTAVLAAALGLGVLYNVVTTPILPSTAFEVAPAAAPTGAPATGGPTATDPDAAASTSGTVRLLRGYVVATDDDTTTLLSDTGGVEIVPNDDIRSRVSCPSFTDLPEDSAKLRDLPLRESMLRALARDQRAATFQHPHCLDRAK from the coding sequence ATGCCTGGCAGATGGCGGCGGCGGGTACGCGTCGGCGGTGACGGTAGGCCGACCGGTACGGGTGGCCTCGCGCTCTTCGTCTGCCTGGCGATGGTGGCGGTGAGCACGCTGAGGTTCGTGTCGCTGCCGCCGCTCACGGCCAGCGTGTCCGACGTCCTGAGCCGGTCGTCGATCAGCGGGCGTACCGAGCTACGGGTGGGGGTGCTCGCCGACGCGCCGCTGCTCAGCGCCGGCCCGGCGGTGGCACCGGTCGGCTTCGACGCCGACCTCGCCCGTTACCTGGCCGGATCCCTCGGCAAGGTGGCGACGTTCGTTCCGCTGGCCGCCGAGGACCGGATCGCATCCCTGGAGTCCGGGCAGGTCGACGTGGTCTTCGCCGCTCTGGCCATGACCTCGGAACGGAAGCGGATCGTCGCGTTCTCCGGCCCCTACCTGGAGGGCGGAACGGCCCTGCTCGCCCCGCCCTCGTTCCGGGAGGGCGAGGCGAGCAACGTGCTGTGCACGGTGGCCGGTACGGTGACCGAGCGGGAACTTCTGCGGCGGGGCGTGAGGTTCGACGTCCGACCCGACCTTCGTGACTGTGTCGAGCAGGTGCGCGCCGGTCGCCTCGCCGCGGTCCTCGGCGACGAGATCGGGCTGCTCGGCTTCACCCAGGAGCCCGGGAACCAGTTGGTGATCCGTCCGGCCCCGCCCGGCCTGCCCAGGTACTGGTACGGCATCGGCGTGCCGCTCTACGATCCGCACCTGAAACGGCTCGTGGATTCGTTCCTGCTGGTCAGCTACGACCGCCCGGCCGATGGCGCCTGGCGACAGGCGATGGACAGGTCGCTGGGCAAAGCGGGGTTCACCGGCGAGCAGCCGAAGCCGGAAGGAACCCGGCTGCGCAACGCCACCGACGGGCTGATCCGCGCCCTCGGCGTCCCCGGTGGAGAACCCGCCGCCGGGGGCCCGGTCACCGTGCCGTCGGCGGTGTCGCCCGGCAGCCCGCCCACCACCGGCCGACGCCGCCGTCGCACCCTGGCACATCGACGGAGCCGCCGCACGCCGACACCTCGGCGTCGGAGCGCCGTACGCGTGGCACCCGACCGCCACGGCAGCGTCCGGGGCGTCGACCCGCCCCGGGCGACCGTGCTCCCGGACCCGGCCCCCGCTCCGCTGCCGGGCGGCGCGGTGAATCCCGGACCGTGGTCCCTGCTGCTCGGTGTACCGGTGGCGGTGTCCGCGCTCTACCTGTGGATCCAGTCCGGCGGTGACCGTCAGTTGACGCTGATGCTGGCGCAGAGCGTCAACCCGATCACCTTCCTGGCCACGGTCAGCCTGTCCGTGGTGTGGATCTTCCCGGCGGTGCCGGCGTTGGTGTTCACCGTCGGCGCGGTGGTGCTCGGCGGTGCCGTCGGACCCGTCGACCGGCGCCGGCTGTGTGCCCGCTACATTGCGGCCCGCTGGACGGCCCGGACCCCGGCCTGGGCGATCTGGGCCAGTGTCGTCGTCGCCGCGGTCAGCACCCCGATCGTCTTCCTGCCGGCGTGGGGCCTGTCCCTCTTCGCCATCCATCCGACGGGCCGGTCCACCCGGCGCGTCCACCGGGTGCTGGCCCGGCTGGCCCTGGCGGGCACGGCGGTGGTGATCGCCCGAGCGGCGGTGGACGGGGGAGAGCCGGCGCTCGCCGTTGTCGCCGGCTGGCCGGCGCTGATGGTGTTCACCGGTGTGGACACCCCACTGCGCCGTACCATGCTGCCGGCGTTTGTCCGCACCACGGCAGTGCTGGCCGCCGCGCTCGGGCTCGGGGTGCTCTACAACGTGGTCACCACGCCGATCCTGCCGTCCACGGCCTTCGAGGTGGCCCCCGCGGCGGCACCGACCGGCGCACCGGCGACCGGCGGGCCGACGGCGACCGACCCGGACGCGGCCGCCTCGACCAGCGGCACGGTGCGGCTACTGCGCGGGTACGTGGTCGCCACCGACGACGACACCACCACCCTGCTCTCCGACACCGGTGGCGTCGAGATCGTGCCGAACGACGACATCCGGTCCCGGGTCTCGTGTCCCAGCTTCACCGACCTGCCCGAGGACTCGGCGAAGCTGCGCGACCTGCCGTTGCGTGAGTCGATGCTGCGTGCCCTGGCCCGCGACCAGCGGGCCGCGACCTTCCAACACCCGCATTGTCTGGACCGGGCGAAGTGA
- a CDS encoding DUF2804 domain-containing protein, with translation MTHEREITEPVELCRPDGRLNPDAVGWTRRPLHRADLRGWGRRKRWEYWGVVTPGHILGVVASSLDYAGVHSVYLLDRATGTETGTEAVVPLARGVVLPDRSGVGRVEVGSGPVRVTIDQSPDGTTLRATGGDVEIDLTMPLPAGHESLGVVVPWSSRRFQYTVKDVGRPVRGRFRVGPTWYDVPVADSFAVLDHGRGKWPYAIVWNWAAGSGPGRSVQLGGAWTDGTGSTENALVVDGRLHKIGDELRWRYDRSDWLRPWRITGGRVDVTFHPFHERAARTNLGVVANETHQCFGHFTGWAATDDGKRIDLDGLVGWAEEARNRW, from the coding sequence ATGACGCACGAGCGGGAGATCACCGAGCCGGTCGAGCTGTGCCGGCCGGACGGGCGACTCAACCCCGACGCGGTCGGCTGGACCCGCCGCCCGCTGCACCGGGCCGACCTGCGCGGCTGGGGCCGACGCAAGCGGTGGGAGTACTGGGGCGTGGTCACCCCCGGCCACATCCTCGGGGTGGTCGCCTCCTCGCTCGACTACGCCGGGGTGCACAGCGTCTACCTGCTCGACCGGGCCACCGGCACGGAGACCGGCACCGAGGCGGTGGTGCCGCTGGCCCGTGGCGTCGTCCTGCCCGACCGCAGCGGCGTCGGGCGGGTGGAGGTCGGATCGGGTCCGGTGCGGGTGACCATCGACCAGAGCCCGGACGGCACCACCCTGCGGGCCACCGGTGGGGACGTCGAGATCGACCTGACCATGCCGCTGCCGGCCGGGCACGAGTCGCTCGGGGTGGTGGTGCCGTGGAGCAGCCGCCGCTTCCAGTACACGGTCAAGGACGTGGGGCGGCCGGTGCGGGGCCGCTTCCGGGTCGGCCCCACCTGGTACGACGTCCCGGTCGCCGACTCGTTCGCGGTGCTGGACCACGGCCGGGGCAAGTGGCCGTACGCGATCGTCTGGAACTGGGCCGCGGGCAGCGGACCCGGGCGGTCGGTGCAGCTCGGCGGAGCCTGGACCGACGGCACCGGCAGCACCGAGAACGCGCTCGTCGTGGACGGCCGGCTACACAAGATCGGTGACGAGCTGCGCTGGCGGTACGACCGGTCGGACTGGCTGCGGCCGTGGCGGATCACCGGTGGCCGGGTCGACGTGACGTTCCACCCCTTCCACGAGCGGGCCGCCCGGACCAACCTCGGGGTGGTCGCCAACGAGACCCACCAGTGCTTCGGACACTTCACCGGCTGGGCGGCCACCGACGACGGGAAGCGGATCGACCTCGACGGCCTGGTCGGCTGGGCGGAGGAGGCCCGCAACCGCTGGTAG
- a CDS encoding polysaccharide deacetylase family protein encodes MSGRVSHPIVDTTRGDGRVACLTFDDGPDPTDTPRLLDVLRRHRVSAVFCLVGDQVDAHPEIVRRIVADGHTLGNHSMHHDDMGNWTPERIAADLRETDAAIRRAVPDARIGYFRAPYGSWGQSPAVAASLGLRSLGWRLAITDWEPPGTDELVRRLLDGVTPGAVVLLHDGGGDRSQTVDAVDRVIPLLRADHWRFTLPERPR; translated from the coding sequence GTGTCGGGCCGAGTCAGCCACCCCATCGTCGACACCACCCGGGGCGACGGCCGGGTCGCCTGCCTCACCTTCGACGACGGCCCCGACCCGACCGACACCCCACGCCTGCTGGACGTCCTGCGCCGGCACCGGGTCAGCGCGGTGTTCTGCCTGGTGGGCGACCAGGTCGACGCGCACCCGGAGATCGTCCGCCGGATCGTGGCCGACGGGCACACCCTGGGCAACCACAGCATGCACCACGACGACATGGGCAACTGGACGCCCGAGCGGATCGCGGCCGACCTGCGGGAGACCGACGCCGCCATCCGACGAGCCGTACCGGACGCCCGGATCGGGTACTTCCGCGCCCCGTACGGCTCGTGGGGGCAGAGCCCGGCGGTGGCCGCGTCGCTCGGCCTGCGGTCGCTGGGCTGGCGGCTGGCCATCACCGACTGGGAGCCGCCGGGCACCGACGAACTGGTCCGCCGCCTGCTCGACGGCGTCACCCCGGGCGCGGTGGTGCTCCTGCACGACGGCGGCGGGGACCGCAGCCAGACCGTCGACGCGGTCGACCGGGTCATCCCCCTGCTCAGGGCGGACCACTGGCGGTTCACCCTGCCGGAACGGCCACGGTAG
- a CDS encoding aminotransferase class I/II-fold pyridoxal phosphate-dependent enzyme: MDFTSSSYLGYRHGHAELSPWQALTTGRPAGLAEFPQADRLARDVARRMGRADAVLATSTLHGLVDVWSVLHRQPTVALIDEAAYPIARMALRVSGAAGDQVVVPHFGAAAVARAVRALPLGVRPVLLVDGLCTGCGRLAPIPDLLTALAPRRGLVLVDDTQAFGLVGAAPDPGAPYGHGGGGVSAALALPPSARLVVVASAAKAFGAPLAVVAGPPDLIDLVRRYGPCRVHASAPSAASQAALGHALADDADAAARRVRLDRLVRVFRARLRDHGVSTANTGNWPTQLVPVTAAVADRTVDRLRRAGVRTVCVRPACGTGLRLIFLVTADHRMPDVIGSGRAVARIVSTGPPGHRPVAGHRARPTPIDRPSAILG, translated from the coding sequence GTGGACTTCACCTCCAGCAGCTATCTCGGGTACCGGCACGGTCACGCCGAACTGTCGCCGTGGCAGGCGTTGACCACCGGTCGGCCGGCCGGCCTGGCGGAGTTTCCCCAGGCCGACCGGCTCGCCCGGGACGTCGCCCGGCGGATGGGCCGGGCCGACGCGGTGCTGGCGACCTCGACCCTGCACGGCCTGGTCGACGTGTGGTCGGTGCTGCATCGGCAACCGACCGTCGCGCTGATCGACGAGGCGGCGTACCCGATCGCCCGGATGGCGTTGCGGGTCTCCGGGGCGGCGGGCGACCAGGTCGTGGTGCCGCACTTCGGGGCGGCGGCCGTGGCCCGGGCGGTGCGGGCGCTCCCGCTCGGGGTCCGTCCCGTCCTGCTCGTCGACGGCCTGTGCACCGGCTGCGGCCGGCTGGCACCGATACCCGACCTGCTCACCGCGCTGGCACCGAGAAGAGGGCTCGTCCTGGTCGACGACACGCAGGCGTTCGGCCTGGTCGGGGCCGCACCGGACCCGGGTGCGCCGTACGGTCACGGTGGCGGGGGTGTCAGCGCGGCGCTGGCCCTCCCGCCGTCGGCCCGGCTGGTCGTCGTGGCCTCGGCGGCGAAGGCGTTCGGTGCGCCGCTGGCCGTCGTGGCCGGCCCGCCCGACCTGATCGACCTGGTACGTCGGTACGGTCCGTGCCGGGTGCACGCGAGCGCGCCGTCCGCCGCCAGTCAGGCGGCGCTGGGTCACGCCCTGGCGGACGACGCCGACGCGGCGGCCCGGCGGGTCCGCCTCGACCGGCTGGTCCGGGTGTTCCGGGCCCGGCTCCGGGACCACGGGGTGAGCACCGCCAACACCGGGAACTGGCCGACCCAGTTGGTGCCGGTCACGGCCGCCGTCGCCGACCGCACCGTCGACCGGCTACGGCGTGCCGGTGTGCGTACCGTCTGCGTCCGGCCGGCCTGCGGCACGGGCCTACGGCTGATCTTCCTGGTCACCGCCGACCATCGGATGCCGGACGTCATCGGAAGCGGCCGGGCGGTCGCCCGGATCGTGTCCACCGGGCCGCCGGGACACCGGCCGGTGGCGGGTCACCGGGCGCGGCCGACACCAATCGATCGACCGTCGGCTATCCTCGGCTGA
- a CDS encoding sigma 54-interacting transcriptional regulator — MTGGYPDDPWALLAAGATEVLASADGLDVLPGVAARIRRWHQVDRIVQSLPAAGGLVGESPALRRALRTLVEIARFSDAPVLIQGESGTGKELAARLVHTLDPKRRSGPLVVVDCTTIVANLSAPQLFGHERGAFTGAHSARSGAFADAHRGVLFLDEVGELPESLQPELLRVLQERTFRPLGSSTWQKTDFRLVCATNRNLEELEKAGRFRRDLRSRLSAVTVDMPPLSDRRDDIPALARHFLGQVLQTKPPVIETAVERILTVRPYPGNVRELRHLLAQIAVGYVGDGRITVGMVPEAERPGAVARKGTTERTLRAAVREALDDGLDLRGLKSAVAEIAVEIALADCGGQLGRAAERLGVTTRALQLRKAMPAPGAG, encoded by the coding sequence GTGACGGGAGGGTACCCCGACGATCCGTGGGCGCTCCTCGCCGCCGGCGCCACCGAGGTCCTGGCCTCCGCGGACGGTCTGGATGTCCTACCGGGCGTCGCCGCCCGCATCAGACGCTGGCACCAGGTCGACCGGATCGTGCAGTCGCTGCCCGCGGCGGGCGGCCTGGTCGGCGAGAGCCCGGCCCTCCGGCGCGCCCTGCGCACCCTGGTGGAGATCGCCCGGTTCTCCGACGCGCCGGTTCTCATCCAGGGCGAGAGCGGGACCGGCAAGGAACTGGCCGCCCGGCTCGTGCACACCCTGGACCCGAAACGCAGAAGCGGACCGCTCGTGGTGGTGGACTGCACCACGATCGTCGCCAACCTCTCCGCGCCACAACTGTTCGGCCACGAGCGGGGAGCGTTCACCGGCGCACATTCCGCGCGGTCCGGCGCGTTCGCCGACGCGCACCGGGGCGTGCTGTTCCTCGACGAGGTGGGCGAACTCCCCGAATCCCTCCAGCCGGAACTGCTGCGGGTGTTGCAGGAAAGGACGTTCCGCCCGCTCGGATCATCGACCTGGCAGAAGACGGACTTCCGGCTCGTCTGCGCCACCAACCGCAATCTGGAGGAACTCGAGAAGGCGGGCCGGTTCCGTCGGGACCTACGGTCGAGGCTGTCCGCCGTCACCGTCGACATGCCGCCGCTGTCCGATCGGCGCGACGACATACCCGCGCTCGCCCGGCACTTCCTGGGCCAGGTTCTACAGACGAAACCACCCGTGATCGAGACGGCCGTGGAGCGGATCCTGACCGTACGACCGTATCCGGGGAACGTCCGCGAACTACGCCACCTGCTGGCGCAGATCGCGGTGGGATACGTGGGTGACGGTCGGATCACCGTCGGCATGGTGCCGGAGGCGGAACGCCCCGGGGCGGTCGCGCGGAAGGGCACGACGGAACGCACACTGCGCGCGGCGGTCCGGGAGGCGCTGGACGACGGCCTGGACCTGCGGGGCCTCAAGTCTGCGGTCGCCGAGATCGCCGTGGAGATCGCCCTGGCCGACTGCGGCGGCCAGCTCGGTCGGGCGGCGGAGCGGCTCGGTGTCACGACCCGGGCGCTGCAGTTACGCAAGGCCATGCCGGCACCCGGCGCCGGGTGA
- a CDS encoding glycoside hydrolase family 43 protein, which produces MSTETADVATAARSIRNPVLTGFHPDPSILRVGDDYYLATSTFEWYPGVRVHHSRDLVHWRALGGIITERRLLDLRGCGDSNGVWAPDLTYHDGEFFLVYSDVASFASGYWDPQNFLTTAPDITGPWSDPVRLHGRGFDAALFHDDDGSTWMLSMSADWRPGRDRFGGIEIQQYDRATRRLVGPSRIIFTGTPVGLTEGPHLYRHEGWYWLVTAEGGTSWEHQVTVARSRELFGPYEVDPAGPLLTSVGRPDLRLQKAGHGSLVRTQHGDWYLAHLVGRPYTPLGNCVLGRETAIQRVEWTPGGWPRIAGGVPADEVVAPGLPPHPWPAEPATDHFDAPELGPHWSTLRRPATPDWVDLRSRPSHLRLHGGQSPVGRQTPSLVARRVGATRCTLETVLEFDPADHRQLAGVTAYYNTLNWHYLYLTRTDDGRTVLELLSADSGRRTTHPDLTVDATGVTRIGLRAAFDGPAVRFGYDLGEGWRQLPVELDATTLSDEHAATVIDGEPAAWGFTGAFLGLWVQDLGGGDGHADFDHATYREH; this is translated from the coding sequence ATGTCGACCGAGACCGCAGACGTGGCGACCGCCGCCCGGTCGATCCGCAACCCGGTGCTGACCGGGTTCCACCCGGACCCGTCGATCCTGCGGGTGGGTGACGACTACTACCTGGCCACCTCCACGTTCGAGTGGTACCCGGGCGTCCGGGTGCACCACTCCCGCGATCTCGTGCACTGGCGGGCACTGGGCGGCATCATCACCGAACGCCGACTGCTCGACCTGCGCGGCTGCGGCGACTCCAACGGGGTGTGGGCCCCCGACCTGACCTACCACGACGGCGAGTTCTTCCTGGTCTACAGCGACGTGGCGAGCTTCGCCAGCGGCTACTGGGACCCGCAGAACTTCCTCACCACCGCCCCCGACATCACCGGCCCGTGGTCCGACCCGGTCCGGCTGCACGGCCGGGGCTTCGACGCCGCGCTGTTCCACGACGACGACGGCAGCACCTGGATGCTGAGCATGAGCGCGGACTGGCGGCCCGGCCGGGACCGGTTCGGCGGCATCGAGATCCAGCAGTACGACCGGGCCACCCGTCGACTGGTCGGCCCGTCCCGGATCATCTTCACCGGCACCCCGGTCGGCCTCACCGAGGGACCGCACCTGTACCGCCACGAGGGCTGGTACTGGCTGGTCACCGCCGAGGGAGGCACCAGCTGGGAACACCAGGTCACCGTCGCCCGCTCCCGGGAGCTGTTCGGACCGTACGAGGTGGACCCGGCCGGGCCGCTGCTGACCTCGGTGGGCCGCCCCGACCTGCGGTTGCAGAAGGCCGGCCACGGCAGCCTGGTGCGCACCCAGCACGGCGACTGGTACCTGGCCCACCTGGTCGGCCGCCCGTACACCCCGCTGGGCAACTGCGTGCTGGGCCGGGAGACCGCCATCCAGCGGGTCGAGTGGACGCCGGGCGGCTGGCCCCGGATCGCCGGAGGCGTACCGGCGGACGAGGTCGTCGCACCCGGGCTCCCGCCGCACCCGTGGCCGGCCGAACCCGCCACCGACCACTTCGACGCCCCGGAGCTGGGCCCGCACTGGTCGACGCTGCGCCGACCGGCCACCCCGGACTGGGTGGACCTGCGGTCCCGCCCGTCGCACCTGCGGCTGCACGGCGGACAGTCCCCGGTCGGCCGGCAGACGCCCAGCCTGGTGGCCCGGCGGGTCGGCGCGACGCGCTGCACCCTGGAGACGGTGCTCGAGTTCGACCCGGCCGACCACCGGCAACTGGCCGGCGTCACCGCCTACTACAACACCCTCAACTGGCACTACCTGTACCTGACCCGGACCGACGACGGCCGGACCGTACTGGAGCTGCTCAGCGCGGACAGCGGACGGCGGACCACCCACCCGGACCTCACCGTGGACGCCACCGGCGTCACCCGGATCGGCCTGCGGGCCGCGTTCGACGGGCCGGCCGTCCGGTTCGGCTACGACCTGGGCGAAGGCTGGCGGCAGCTCCCGGTGGAGCTGGACGCGACCACCCTGTCCGACGAGCACGCCGCCACCGTCATCGACGGGGAACCCGCCGCGTGGGGATTCACCGGCGCGTTCCTCGGGCTGTGGGTGCAGGACCTCGGCGGCGGTGACGGCCACGCCGACTTCGACCACGCGACCTACCGCGAACACTGA